From Leopardus geoffroyi isolate Oge1 chromosome B4, O.geoffroyi_Oge1_pat1.0, whole genome shotgun sequence, a single genomic window includes:
- the ACBD7 gene encoding acyl-CoA-binding domain-containing protein 7 isoform X1, which produces MSLQADFDRIAEDVKKMKTRPNDGELKELYGLYKQSVVGDINIECPGILDLKGKAKWEAWNLQKGLSKEDAMSAYIAKAKELIEKYGI; this is translated from the exons ATGTCTCTGCAG gCTGATTTTGATAGGATCGCCGAAGATgtgaagaagatgaaaacaaggCCAAATGATGGAGAACTGAAAGAACTCTATGGGCTCTACAAACAATCTGTAGTTGGCGACATTAATATtg AGTGTCCAGGAATATTAGATTTAAAAGGCAAGGCTAAATGGGAAGCATGGAACCTCCAAAAAG GGTTATCGAAGGAAGATGCCATGAGTGCGTACATTGCTAAAGCAAAAGAGCTGATAGaaaaatatggaatttaa
- the ACBD7 gene encoding acyl-CoA-binding domain-containing protein 7 isoform X2 yields the protein MKTRPNDGELKELYGLYKQSVVGDINIECPGILDLKGKAKWEAWNLQKGLSKEDAMSAYIAKAKELIEKYGI from the exons atgaaaacaaggCCAAATGATGGAGAACTGAAAGAACTCTATGGGCTCTACAAACAATCTGTAGTTGGCGACATTAATATtg AGTGTCCAGGAATATTAGATTTAAAAGGCAAGGCTAAATGGGAAGCATGGAACCTCCAAAAAG GGTTATCGAAGGAAGATGCCATGAGTGCGTACATTGCTAAAGCAAAAGAGCTGATAGaaaaatatggaatttaa
- the RPP38 gene encoding ribonuclease P protein subunit p38 isoform X1: MILKVGVPTPVLASPPEHVTRFFGMAAAPQAPGRGSVRKTRPLTVKTSLNNPYAICWSALEREHMHFILQTLEDRFKSLGLRKIEDKKKRKQFLKKPSPDGCGTEVEKSEGPKEKPPEGGEQGSGWTPVDVRKQLAIGINEVTRALERNGLLLVLVCRSAKPVILTSHLIQLSLSRAVPACQVPRLSERLAPVIGLKCVLALGFKKTTTAFDAEVRAIIPRVPSLHVPWLQGRPEDSGASLDTASSESRDREVLDTSFEDLSKQKRKLVGSQQPVVLQPLKIKKLIPNPNKIRKPPKGKKTTSK; encoded by the exons ATG ATTCTGAAGGTGGGAGTTCCCACGCCTGTCTTGGCCTCCCCTCCGGAGCACGTAACT AGATTTTTCGGAATGGCCGCGGCTCCTCAGGCACCGGGGAGGGGCTCCGTTCGGAAGACGAGGCCCTTAACCGTAAAGACCTCGCTGAACAACCCTTACGCCATCTGCTGGAGCGCGCtcgagagagaacacatgcactTCATACTGCAGACGCTTGAAGACAGATTTAAATCTCTTGGGCTTCGGAAGATTGaggataagaaaaagagaaagcagtttttaaaaaaaccaagcCCAGACGGCTGTGGCACAGAGGTTGAGAAGAGCGAGGGCCCGAAGGAGAAACCGCCAGAAGGTGGCGAGCAGGGGTCAGGGTGGACCCCCGTGGACGTCAGGAAGCAGCTCGCCATTGGCATCAATGAAGTCACCCGCGCTCTGGAAAGGAACGGGCTGCTGCTGGTCCTGGTGTGCAGGTCAGCCAAGCCCGTCATCCTCACCTCGCACCTGATTCAGTTAAGTCTGAGCCGGGCGGTTCCCGCTTGTCAGGTCCCCCGGCTCAGCGAGAGGCTCGCACCGGTCATCGGCCTGAAGTGCGTCCTGGCCTTGGGGTTCAAAAAGACCACCACAGCCTTTGACGCTGAAGTCAGAGCTATAATTCCCCGAGTACCCAGCTTACACGTGCCCTGGCTTCAAGGCAGACCCGAGGACTCTGGGGCAAGTTTAGACACTGCGTCCTCAGAAAGCCGAGACCGAGAGGTTTTGGACACGTCCTTTGAAGACCTctctaaacagaaaagaaagcttgTTGGAAGTCAGCAGCCTGTGGTGTTACAACcccttaaaataaagaaactgattccaaaCCCCAATAAGATAAGGAAACCACCCAAAGGTAAAAAAACGACCTCAAAGTAA
- the RPP38 gene encoding ribonuclease P protein subunit p38 isoform X2 produces MAAAPQAPGRGSVRKTRPLTVKTSLNNPYAICWSALEREHMHFILQTLEDRFKSLGLRKIEDKKKRKQFLKKPSPDGCGTEVEKSEGPKEKPPEGGEQGSGWTPVDVRKQLAIGINEVTRALERNGLLLVLVCRSAKPVILTSHLIQLSLSRAVPACQVPRLSERLAPVIGLKCVLALGFKKTTTAFDAEVRAIIPRVPSLHVPWLQGRPEDSGASLDTASSESRDREVLDTSFEDLSKQKRKLVGSQQPVVLQPLKIKKLIPNPNKIRKPPKGKKTTSK; encoded by the coding sequence ATGGCCGCGGCTCCTCAGGCACCGGGGAGGGGCTCCGTTCGGAAGACGAGGCCCTTAACCGTAAAGACCTCGCTGAACAACCCTTACGCCATCTGCTGGAGCGCGCtcgagagagaacacatgcactTCATACTGCAGACGCTTGAAGACAGATTTAAATCTCTTGGGCTTCGGAAGATTGaggataagaaaaagagaaagcagtttttaaaaaaaccaagcCCAGACGGCTGTGGCACAGAGGTTGAGAAGAGCGAGGGCCCGAAGGAGAAACCGCCAGAAGGTGGCGAGCAGGGGTCAGGGTGGACCCCCGTGGACGTCAGGAAGCAGCTCGCCATTGGCATCAATGAAGTCACCCGCGCTCTGGAAAGGAACGGGCTGCTGCTGGTCCTGGTGTGCAGGTCAGCCAAGCCCGTCATCCTCACCTCGCACCTGATTCAGTTAAGTCTGAGCCGGGCGGTTCCCGCTTGTCAGGTCCCCCGGCTCAGCGAGAGGCTCGCACCGGTCATCGGCCTGAAGTGCGTCCTGGCCTTGGGGTTCAAAAAGACCACCACAGCCTTTGACGCTGAAGTCAGAGCTATAATTCCCCGAGTACCCAGCTTACACGTGCCCTGGCTTCAAGGCAGACCCGAGGACTCTGGGGCAAGTTTAGACACTGCGTCCTCAGAAAGCCGAGACCGAGAGGTTTTGGACACGTCCTTTGAAGACCTctctaaacagaaaagaaagcttgTTGGAAGTCAGCAGCCTGTGGTGTTACAACcccttaaaataaagaaactgattccaaaCCCCAATAAGATAAGGAAACCACCCAAAGGTAAAAAAACGACCTCAAAGTAA